From the genome of Pseudonocardia sp. EC080619-01:
CGTGCGCGACGGTCCCGGCGAAGGCGACCGCGAACACCACGAGCGACGCCGGCACCCGCGCCACGCCGACCCGCATCGCCGCGGCCAGCAGCCCGCTGCGCTCCGCGACCGCGACGCCCATGATCACGGTGACGATCGTGGCCATCGGCGGGAACTCGGCGAAGTTGTCGATCATCGACGAGACGGCCATGGCGACGCCGTCACCGGAGAGCAGGTTGCGCACGGCCACCGGCTCGCCGTCGGGCGCGATCACCGACACCCCGGCGGCGGCGAGCCCGGCACTGATCACGGCGAGGATCGCGGACAGCACCCAGAACAGCCAGAACGGGTGCGGGAGCGCGTTGCCGACCCGCTCGACGACGGCCATCGCCCGCACGATGCGGGGCAGTTCCGCCGACCCGGTGTCGCGGGCCTCCTCCAGCGGGGCGCTCACGACCGGCCCAGCCCGAAGAACGCGCCGATCAGGTCCGTCGCACGGACCGTCTGCGTGGTCGTCCCACCGCCGGAGTACGCGGTCGCGCCCGGCCAGGTGTGCCCGCCGCCGTCGACGGCGACGTGCCCGACCCGGGCTCCCCCGTCACAGCCGTCGAAGCGCTGCACCGTCACGTCCGGTTCGATCCGCCGGGTCGCGGGGACGGGGTCGCAGCCGTCGCGGCGGGCCCACCCGGCGACCGTGTCCGGGATCGCGGGCAGGCCGCGGCCGACGTCGCCGGTGTAGGGGATCGTCGCGTCACCGGTGCCGTGCACGAACAGTGCCGGGACCGGGCGGCCGGGGTCGCACGGCGGCTCACCCGCCCGGTAGTACGCGCCCGCCACCGGGGCGATCGCCGCGATCCGGTCCGGCAGCCGGCAGGCGAGGATCTCGGTGAAGCCGCCCCCGTTGGACTTGCCGGTCGCGAAGGTCCGGTCGTCGTCGAGGCACAGGTCGGCGCCGAGGTCGTCGATCAGGTCGCCGGTGAAGGCGACGTCGTCCACCCCGGGCGCGGAGTACGGCGCGCCCTGCCAGGACCGCTTGCCCTCCCCGCCCGGGACGCCGTCGGAGTAGGCGACGACAGCCGGGAGCCCGGACAGCCCGGAGAAGCCCTCCGTCTCGGCGCCGCTGTTGCCGCGGCCGTGGAAGACCAGGACGAGTGGCCAGGCGCGGTCCGGCGAGTAGTCCTCGGGCAGGTGGACGCGGACGGAGCGGTCGAGACCGCCGCTCGCCGTCGTGCGGACGGCCGTGGTGCCGGGCTGCTGCGGGGCGGGCCTGCCGCAGCCCGTGCCGCCCGGCGTGGCCGGGTCGTCCGCCGCGCCGGCCGGGGCGGCGCCAGCGGTCCCGGCGCCGATCGTCAGGCAGGTCGCGACCGCGGCCAGGGTGGCCACCGCGCCGCACAGGCGTCGTGGTCGGGTCGTTCCGGACATGCTGGTCCCCTTCGGACGGCGTCGTCGACGGCCGGTGGTCGTCCCCGCCCGGTCGCGCCGGGGCAGGGCGGCTCGGCGGGACGCCGGACGACGCCCCGCGGTGCGGGAGTGCTGTGTCGGAGTGCTGGTGGCTCCTGGTCGGAGGGTGGGCGTCAGGCCTTCAGCCAGGCCGTGACGAAGTCGGTGATCCGGTCGACGATCGCGGTGACGATCGCCTCGCCGTGCTCCGGATCGGCCCGGCGGGGGTCGCCGAGGACCCCGCTGCCGGACAGGCGGTCGTAGCCCACGGTGAGCTTCGGACCGCCGCGCCACCGGGCCAGCCCGCCCAGCGCGTCCAGCTCGGAGAGCCGGGTCGTCCCGGCGACCAGACGGTCGGTGTGCACCAGGTGCGGTGCCACCGCCAGCATCTGCGCCGTCTCGGCCTGCCCGCTGTGCCCGGAGACCTCCGGCGGGCCGGACGCCGCGACCACGTCCGCGGCGAGCGGGGTGAGGGGGCTCCACGCGAACTGCAGGTCGGGCCGGGTGACGAGCAGGTCCTGCGCGACCGTCCCGAGCGTCGCGTCGTTCCCGCCGTGCCCGGTGACGACGAGGATCCTGCGCCAGCCGTGCCGGTAGAGGCCGTCGACGTAGTCGCCCAGCACCGCGGCGAACGTGGCGGTGGACAGGCTGACCGTCCCGGCGAACGCGAGATGGTGCGGTGAGACGCCCACCGGCAGCGACGGCCCGATCACCGCGCGCCCGCCGAGCCGCTGCGCGACCCGGTCGGAGACGGCCTCGGCCCGGACCAGGTCCGTCGCGAGCGGCAGGCCGGGGCCGTGCTGCTCGAACGCCCCCGCCGGGACGAGCACGACCGGACTGTCGACGACCGCGGCCGCCGCCTCGGTGGTCGTCATCTCCGCGAGCCGGTGGGTGCTCATGCGCGCACCGCCGCGGCGATCGACTCGAGGTGCTGCCGGGTGAGGCGCTCGGCCCGGGCGGGATCGCCGTCCCGGACCGCCTCCAGCAGCTCGACGTGCTCGGCGTGGTCGCGCTCGCGGTCGTCGTAGCGGTGCCGGATCTCGATCTGGTCCCGCGCCCGGACGTGCAGCAACGCCTCGACCGTCTCCCGCAGCAGCGCGTTGCCGCTGGTGGCGGCGAGCGCGACGTGGAAGTGCACCGCCGGGCGGAGGTCGCCCCGCGGCGGGTGCAGCGCGTTGGTGACGCTGTCGGTCAGCAACCGCAGGCCGTCGG
Proteins encoded in this window:
- a CDS encoding PHB depolymerase family esterase — protein: MSGTTRPRRLCGAVATLAAVATCLTIGAGTAGAAPAGAADDPATPGGTGCGRPAPQQPGTTAVRTTASGGLDRSVRVHLPEDYSPDRAWPLVLVFHGRGNSGAETEGFSGLSGLPAVVAYSDGVPGGEGKRSWQGAPYSAPGVDDVAFTGDLIDDLGADLCLDDDRTFATGKSNGGGFTEILACRLPDRIAAIAPVAGAYYRAGEPPCDPGRPVPALFVHGTGDATIPYTGDVGRGLPAIPDTVAGWARRDGCDPVPATRRIEPDVTVQRFDGCDGGARVGHVAVDGGGHTWPGATAYSGGGTTTQTVRATDLIGAFFGLGRS
- a CDS encoding creatininase family protein, which codes for MSTHRLAEMTTTEAAAAVVDSPVVLVPAGAFEQHGPGLPLATDLVRAEAVSDRVAQRLGGRAVIGPSLPVGVSPHHLAFAGTVSLSTATFAAVLGDYVDGLYRHGWRRILVVTGHGGNDATLGTVAQDLLVTRPDLQFAWSPLTPLAADVVAASGPPEVSGHSGQAETAQMLAVAPHLVHTDRLVAGTTRLSELDALGGLARWRGGPKLTVGYDRLSGSGVLGDPRRADPEHGEAIVTAIVDRITDFVTAWLKA